The sequence ACGTTTCGACGCCCATTGGCACATCGAGCACGTTCTTGCCATGCCAGCGATGCAGCGGGCTCTTGGGATCCGGCGCATCCACGAGCTCATCCGGGCGCAAGAGCGGACAGGACGAACCTCCCGGAATCACCGCAAGAAGCTCGCCGCCTTTCACGCCGCCACCGAGATCGTAGATGAGCTCGCGCAGGGTCAAACCCACGCAAGCTTCGTAGATGCCGGGCTTATTGACGTGACCGCTGACGCCGTAAAGACGGCAGCCGCCGTCTTTTTGATCGTGCAGATCCGACAGCTTCGAGAAGTTGTCGCCACCTAGCGCCATGATGGTTGGAACGGCAGCGATCGTCTCGAGATTGTTGACGGTCGTGGGCAATCCAAATGCGCCAGCTTGTGCGGGAAACGGCGGCTTCAGGCGGGGTTCGCCGCGGCTGCCTTCGAGCGAATTGAGGAGGCTCGTTTCTTCGCCGCAGATGTACGCGCCGGCGCCCGTGTGCACGTAGACCTCGACGGGGTAGTCGATCCCGAAAGGTTTGGCGCCGAGGTACCCCTTGGCTTTGGCTTCCTTGATCGCTCCCCAGAGCCGCGCCTTGGAGAGGTGCAGTTCGTCCCGTACGTAGATGTACGCGGCATGCGCGCCGATGCCGTAGCAGCCGACGATGCAACCTTCGACTACGGCGTGCGGATCGAGCTCCATGATGGTTCGATCTTTGAACGTGCCGGGTTCACCTTCGTCGGCGTTGATGACGAGGTAGTGAGGTTTTTCCGGCTTGGGTGGCCACGGCATGAAGCTCCACTTCACGCCCATGGGAAAACCAGCGCCGCCGCGGCCGCGAATGTTCGCGGCCTTCATCTCGTCGACGAGCGCTTGACGCTCCATCGACAGAGCACGTTTGGCTTGCTGATACCCGCCGTCACGCTCGTATACGGGCAACGTCCACCCTTCGGGGACGCCATACCGTTTCGTCAAGTACGTCGTTTGTCGCAGCATGGGTTACTTGACCAAGCGGTCGAGGATGCGATCCACCTCGGCCGTCGTGAGGTTCTCGTAATAGTCCTTGTCGACCTGCATCATTGGCGCCGTGCCGCACGAAGCGAGGCATTCGGCGGTTCTCAAAGTCACCTTGCCGTCCTTCGTGGTTTGGCCGGGAGAGATCCCCAAGCGATTTTCGCAGTGGTGCAGGATCTCGTCCGAACCGCGCAACGCGCAGCTCAATGTCCGGCAAACCCAGACTTGGTGTTTGCCCACAGGCTCCTTGTTGAAGAGCGTGTAGAACGTCACGACGCCCTTGACGTGAGCCGTGGACAGCGAAAGCCGGTCTGCAACGAACTGCATGACCTCTTCCGAGATCCATCCATTCTGCTCTTGGCAGACGTGCAGCACGGGAATGCAGGCCGCCTTCGGGTTCGGGTAACGCGCGAGGATTTCTTCGACGTGCTTCTCGCGCTCGGGTGAGAGTGCGAACTTGGTCATGTTCGTGCGCCAGCAGTGGTAGAGGTGATTTCGGTGCGGCGACAAGCCAGCACAGCCTCGATGCTGTGCTT is a genomic window of Polyangiaceae bacterium containing:
- the nuoE gene encoding NADH-quinone oxidoreductase subunit NuoE produces the protein MTKFALSPEREKHVEEILARYPNPKAACIPVLHVCQEQNGWISEEVMQFVADRLSLSTAHVKGVVTFYTLFNKEPVGKHQVWVCRTLSCALRGSDEILHHCENRLGISPGQTTKDGKVTLRTAECLASCGTAPMMQVDKDYYENLTTAEVDRILDRLVK
- the nuoF gene encoding NADH-quinone oxidoreductase subunit NuoF; this translates as MLRQTTYLTKRYGVPEGWTLPVYERDGGYQQAKRALSMERQALVDEMKAANIRGRGGAGFPMGVKWSFMPWPPKPEKPHYLVINADEGEPGTFKDRTIMELDPHAVVEGCIVGCYGIGAHAAYIYVRDELHLSKARLWGAIKEAKAKGYLGAKPFGIDYPVEVYVHTGAGAYICGEETSLLNSLEGSRGEPRLKPPFPAQAGAFGLPTTVNNLETIAAVPTIMALGGDNFSKLSDLHDQKDGGCRLYGVSGHVNKPGIYEACVGLTLRELIYDLGGGVKGGELLAVIPGGSSCPLLRPDELVDAPDPKSPLHRWHGKNVLDVPMGVETYRALGTMLGTCCAIVMNDKTDIVLAMHNLMRFYRHESCGQCTPCREGSAWIYRILERMAANEATLEELDRLHEIASNIMGNTICAFGEGTAMPALGFLKKFRKEFEAHIRTKGKSSTGRLAL